One part of the Coriobacteriia bacterium genome encodes these proteins:
- a CDS encoding glycoside hydrolase family 15 protein, translated as MMGISDYGFLSDCQSIALVDTSGSVDWYCLPRLDSPSVFGRLLGTSAGHWRIRPLGTFRAQRAYLADSLVLRTEFTTPDGSVALTDTLLFERGARGHDVGLRVPHVLMRRVDGLRGDVEMEMELAPRFEYGLTASRFAHQDGRYIARGGEIVLTLETDAPVSLEGSAARSRFRLRAGQSLTFRLGYREALSSDQPCPAAEGSIEDTLEGWRSWAALHRGYKGLYLENVRLSALVLQGLTFQPTGALAAAGTTSLPEVLGRTWNWDYRFAWLRDASLTMFAQWVAACPHEPTRFFDWLCRAGGPLSEQTVQIVFGVTGRRDLTEHSLPHLEGFADSSPVRVGNDAWMQRQLDVLGEVLDAAYLLRDQLGPMDAETRELLVGYADRAEREWREPDAGMWEARDEERHYTSSKVMCWVALDRAVKLAERLEAESRIGRWVRARAEVKERVLAEAWNDDLGAFAGALGSDRLDASVLLLPLVGFIDATDERMRATIRAIEERLRVDGLVRRWDGEPNGFLICSYWLSECLVLAGEVERGARLFERTTALANDLGLLSEEAGIGTGELLGNFPQAFSHVGLINAAWRLTLARQGPSAAGGGERPGVPETGRG; from the coding sequence GTGATGGGCATCTCGGACTACGGGTTCCTCTCGGACTGCCAGAGTATCGCGCTGGTGGACACGAGCGGGTCGGTCGACTGGTACTGCCTGCCTCGTCTGGATTCGCCGTCGGTCTTCGGACGGTTGCTGGGCACGTCGGCCGGGCACTGGCGCATCCGCCCGCTGGGCACGTTCCGCGCTCAGCGTGCGTATCTCGCCGACTCCCTCGTCCTCCGAACCGAGTTCACGACCCCTGACGGGTCGGTCGCCCTCACCGACACGCTCCTGTTCGAGCGCGGCGCTCGAGGTCACGACGTCGGGCTTCGTGTCCCGCATGTGCTCATGCGTCGCGTGGACGGCCTGCGCGGAGACGTCGAGATGGAGATGGAGCTTGCGCCCCGCTTCGAATACGGGCTCACGGCGTCTCGATTCGCTCACCAGGACGGGCGCTACATCGCTCGCGGGGGCGAGATCGTGCTGACGCTCGAGACCGATGCCCCGGTCTCGCTGGAGGGGTCCGCGGCGCGCTCGCGCTTCCGACTGCGGGCGGGGCAGTCGCTCACCTTCCGTCTCGGCTACCGAGAAGCGCTCTCCAGCGATCAGCCGTGTCCGGCCGCTGAAGGCTCCATCGAGGACACGCTGGAGGGTTGGAGGTCGTGGGCGGCGCTGCACAGAGGTTACAAGGGCCTCTACCTGGAGAACGTGAGGCTGAGCGCCCTCGTGCTGCAGGGCCTTACGTTCCAGCCGACGGGGGCTCTCGCGGCGGCCGGGACCACGTCTCTGCCCGAGGTTCTTGGCCGGACGTGGAACTGGGACTACAGGTTCGCGTGGTTGCGCGATGCCAGCCTGACGATGTTCGCCCAATGGGTGGCCGCTTGCCCGCATGAGCCGACGAGGTTCTTCGACTGGCTCTGCCGTGCCGGAGGTCCCCTTTCCGAGCAGACCGTGCAGATCGTCTTCGGAGTGACCGGAAGACGTGACCTGACCGAGCACAGCCTGCCTCACCTGGAAGGGTTCGCGGACAGCTCACCCGTACGCGTCGGCAACGACGCCTGGATGCAGCGACAGCTGGATGTCCTCGGCGAGGTGCTGGACGCCGCGTACCTGCTGCGCGACCAGCTCGGGCCGATGGATGCCGAGACGAGGGAGCTGCTCGTCGGCTATGCCGATCGGGCGGAGCGGGAGTGGCGCGAGCCGGATGCCGGCATGTGGGAGGCGCGCGACGAGGAGCGTCACTACACATCATCGAAGGTGATGTGCTGGGTGGCCCTCGACCGGGCCGTCAAGCTCGCAGAGCGCCTGGAGGCCGAGTCGCGGATCGGCCGCTGGGTGCGGGCCCGGGCCGAGGTGAAGGAGCGGGTGCTGGCCGAGGCCTGGAACGACGACCTCGGTGCTTTCGCGGGAGCTCTCGGCTCCGACCGCCTGGACGCATCGGTCCTCCTGCTGCCTCTCGTCGGCTTCATCGATGCGACCGACGAGCGGATGCGCGCGACGATCCGGGCGATCGAGGAGCGCCTCAGGGTCGACGGTCTGGTCAGACGCTGGGACGGCGAACCGAACGGCTTCCTCATCTGCAGCTACTGGCTCTCGGAATGCCTGGTGCTCGCGGGCGAGGTCGAGCGCGGCGCGCGGCTGTTCGAGCGGACCACCGCTCTTGCCAACGACCTCGGGCTTCTATCCGAGGAAGCGGGGATCGGAACGGGTGAGCTGCTGGGCAACTTCCCCCAGGCGTTCTCGCATGTCGGTCTGATCAACGCGGCCTGGCGACTCACGCTCGCGCGGCAGGGGCCGTCGGCGGCGGGCGGCGGCGAACGTCCGGGTGTGCCGGAGACCGGTCGCGGGTAG
- a CDS encoding glucose 1-dehydrogenase translates to MGIKLQGKVAVITGSDSGIGQATAVAFAHEGADVVVDYLIDDEGAEETRRRVESAGRRAIVVNADVRDERQVEEMFDRALREFGHVDILVNNAGVDASGKKVADLDTGTWDNAIKTNLYGYFFCARRFMREREKASGGGGKCINITSVHDKFPRSGAADYDCSKGGELMLMRTLALEGAPYHINVNAIAPGWVATPFNKPDLEDPEVYEADAKTVPWRRIEQPEEVAKVAVFLASDDADYVTGAEWTIDGGLSVNEAQGA, encoded by the coding sequence ATGGGTATCAAGCTGCAGGGAAAGGTCGCCGTGATCACCGGCTCGGACTCGGGGATCGGGCAGGCGACGGCGGTGGCCTTCGCACACGAGGGCGCTGACGTGGTGGTGGACTACCTGATCGACGACGAAGGCGCCGAGGAGACCAGACGACGGGTCGAATCAGCTGGACGCCGCGCAATCGTCGTTAACGCCGACGTGCGCGACGAGCGACAGGTCGAGGAGATGTTCGACCGGGCGCTCCGGGAGTTCGGGCATGTCGACATACTGGTGAACAACGCCGGCGTGGACGCTTCCGGCAAGAAGGTCGCGGATCTCGACACGGGGACCTGGGACAACGCGATCAAGACGAACCTCTACGGTTACTTCTTCTGCGCGCGACGCTTCATGAGGGAGCGCGAGAAGGCGAGCGGCGGCGGCGGCAAGTGCATCAACATCACGTCCGTCCACGACAAGTTCCCTCGCTCTGGCGCAGCGGACTACGACTGCAGTAAGGGCGGCGAGCTGATGTTGATGCGCACGCTCGCTCTTGAGGGGGCCCCTTACCACATCAACGTCAACGCCATCGCGCCGGGGTGGGTCGCGACGCCTTTCAACAAGCCCGACCTCGAGGACCCCGAGGTCTACGAGGCGGATGCGAAGACGGTCCCGTGGAGACGTATCGAGCAGCCGGAAGAGGTCGCCAAGGTGGCCGTCTTCCTCGCATCCG
- the mqnE gene encoding aminofutalosine synthase MqnE gives MRERSIRATRLPRPASRQATDSPPAPAPITTASKCSSTWRLLSRDPSPRKCSLLRNGARAGGGRILAADAASGRAAPAARTLLTEESRDVSPFAVNDLALQPIAEKILAGERLSAEDGLALYRSPDLLGIGQLANHVRRRLNGDRVHFMVNRHINPTNICENRCKFCAFSRSKGQDGAYEMTLEEVVRAAEESVPQGAYEVHVVGGLHPDWPFEFYVEMIRRLREALPRHVIIQAFTAVEIEYYAKISGLTTLEVLKRLKDAGLDAMPGGGAEIFSERARLAAWEKKTSAEDWLRIHGEAHGLGIATNCTMLYGHIETLEERVDHLIRLRERQDVSGGFLAFIPLAFHPLNTELANLPGTTGYDDLKTLAIARLMLDNIPHVKAFWIMVGLKMAQISTAFGVDDIDGTVVEERITHMAGATTPEALSREELLSLIVETGHTPVERDTLYNVIRVYGLDPATGACRVVSGEPVGAEAG, from the coding sequence ATGAGAGAGCGCTCGATCAGAGCCACGCGCTTGCCCCGCCCGGCGAGCCGCCAGGCCACCGATTCCCCGCCCGCACCCGCTCCGATCACCACTGCATCGAAGTGCTCGTCCACTTGGCGCCTCCTCAGCCGGGATCCCTCTCCTCGGAAGTGTTCCCTGTTGCGGAACGGCGCTCGTGCGGGCGGTGGTAGAATCCTTGCGGCCGATGCCGCGTCGGGACGCGCCGCACCGGCGGCGCGAACCCTTCTCACCGAGGAGAGTCGAGACGTGTCTCCCTTCGCAGTCAACGACCTCGCGCTGCAGCCGATCGCGGAGAAGATCCTCGCCGGCGAGCGCCTGTCCGCCGAGGACGGCCTCGCGCTGTACCGCAGCCCCGACCTCCTGGGCATCGGGCAGCTCGCGAACCACGTGCGGCGGCGCCTCAACGGCGACCGCGTGCACTTCATGGTCAACCGCCACATCAACCCCACCAACATCTGCGAGAACCGCTGCAAGTTCTGCGCGTTCTCCCGCAGTAAGGGGCAGGACGGCGCGTACGAGATGACGCTGGAGGAGGTCGTGCGCGCGGCCGAGGAGTCCGTCCCTCAGGGCGCCTACGAGGTGCACGTCGTAGGCGGGCTGCACCCGGACTGGCCCTTCGAGTTCTACGTCGAGATGATCCGCCGCCTGCGCGAGGCGCTGCCGCGGCACGTCATCATCCAGGCCTTCACCGCGGTGGAGATCGAGTACTACGCGAAGATCAGCGGGCTCACCACGCTCGAGGTCCTGAAGCGACTGAAGGACGCGGGCCTCGATGCGATGCCCGGCGGCGGCGCGGAGATCTTCTCCGAGCGGGCGCGGCTGGCCGCCTGGGAGAAGAAGACCTCCGCCGAGGACTGGCTCCGCATCCACGGCGAGGCGCACGGGCTGGGCATCGCGACGAACTGCACGATGCTCTACGGCCACATCGAGACGCTCGAGGAGCGCGTCGACCACCTGATCCGCCTGCGCGAGCGGCAGGACGTCTCCGGCGGCTTCCTCGCGTTCATCCCACTGGCGTTCCACCCGCTGAACACCGAGCTCGCCAACCTGCCCGGCACCACCGGCTACGACGACCTCAAGACGCTCGCGATCGCGCGCCTGATGCTCGACAACATCCCGCACGTCAAAGCGTTCTGGATCATGGTCGGCCTCAAGATGGCGCAGATATCGACGGCCTTCGGGGTCGACGACATCGACGGCACCGTGGTGGAGGAGCGGATCACCCACATGGCCGGCGCCACCACGCCCGAGGCGCTCTCGCGCGAGGAGCTGCTCTCGCTGATCGTGGAGACCGGCCACACGCCCGTGGAGCGCGACACGCTCTACAACGTCATCCGCGTCTACGGGCTGGACCCCGCGACGGGCGCGTGCCGCGTGGTGAGCGGCGAGCCCGTGGGCGCGGAGGCGGGGTAG
- a CDS encoding NAD(P)/FAD-dependent oxidoreductase: MDEHFDAVVIGAGAGGESVAWRLAGRGKRVALIERSLIGGECTYWACIPSKTLLHPVGVRAEARRGYGTGDVAIDWEAVSAYRDYMTRDWDDSRQVREYQEMGVAVFKTEARIEGPGVVIAGETELRTRNIVVATGGDPFVPPIEGLAESGHWGTHEVTSMKRVPESVAVVGGGPASIELGQMLARYGSAVALITRQSRLFANEDIRVGDMLADALEADGVGLRFGAQVRRVSRTAGGKRLELDDGSTVEAAELLVATGKRARVSGYGLETLGIENAERGIPIDEHGRAGEGVWAVGDVTGVAMLTHVAKYQGRLVADGIVGEERTLDYRAVPRVVFSDPEIAFVGVSAEEAARKEMDVVASTVEMSSLGRPYIQERDARGFLTLVADANTRAIVGATAVAPLSGEWIHLAALAVREGISAESLFETIIQFPTYSEAYISAAEELRRPPSPRRRS; this comes from the coding sequence GTGGACGAGCACTTCGATGCAGTGGTGATCGGAGCGGGTGCGGGCGGGGAATCGGTGGCCTGGCGGCTCGCCGGGCGGGGCAAGCGCGTGGCTCTGATCGAGCGCTCTCTCATCGGGGGAGAGTGCACGTACTGGGCGTGCATCCCCAGCAAGACTCTGCTGCATCCTGTCGGCGTCCGCGCCGAGGCGAGGCGCGGATACGGCACCGGCGACGTCGCTATCGATTGGGAAGCCGTGTCGGCCTACCGCGACTACATGACCCGGGACTGGGATGACTCCAGGCAGGTACGCGAGTACCAGGAGATGGGCGTTGCCGTCTTCAAGACCGAAGCCCGTATAGAGGGGCCGGGTGTCGTGATCGCCGGCGAGACCGAACTGAGGACGAGGAACATCGTTGTTGCGACCGGCGGCGACCCGTTCGTGCCGCCGATCGAAGGGTTGGCCGAGAGCGGCCACTGGGGGACGCACGAGGTCACGAGCATGAAGCGCGTCCCGGAGAGCGTCGCGGTCGTCGGCGGCGGCCCGGCGAGCATCGAACTCGGGCAGATGCTTGCCCGCTACGGCTCCGCCGTCGCGCTCATCACGCGTCAGTCCCGGTTGTTCGCGAATGAAGACATCCGCGTCGGGGACATGCTCGCGGATGCGCTGGAAGCCGACGGTGTCGGTTTGCGGTTCGGAGCCCAGGTGCGGCGCGTGTCGCGCACCGCTGGCGGCAAGCGCCTCGAGTTGGACGACGGTTCGACGGTGGAAGCGGCGGAGTTGCTCGTCGCGACAGGCAAGCGCGCGCGGGTGAGCGGCTACGGGCTCGAGACGCTCGGCATCGAGAACGCGGAGCGGGGCATCCCGATCGACGAGCACGGGCGCGCGGGCGAGGGCGTGTGGGCCGTGGGCGACGTGACGGGCGTTGCGATGCTGACGCACGTGGCCAAGTACCAGGGGCGTCTCGTCGCCGACGGGATCGTGGGTGAGGAGCGGACGCTGGACTACCGGGCCGTGCCCCGAGTCGTCTTCAGCGACCCCGAGATCGCCTTCGTAGGGGTGTCCGCCGAGGAGGCCGCACGCAAGGAGATGGACGTCGTCGCGTCGACGGTCGAGATGAGCAGCCTAGGGCGCCCGTACATCCAGGAGCGTGACGCGCGCGGCTTCCTCACGCTCGTCGCCGATGCGAACACGCGGGCGATCGTCGGCGCGACGGCGGTGGCGCCGCTGTCGGGAGAGTGGATACACCTCGCCGCGCTGGCCGTTCGTGAGGGCATCTCGGCCGAGTCGCTGTTCGAGACCATCATCCAGTTCCCCACGTACTCGGAGGCGTACATCTCGGCGGCCGAGGAGTTGAGGCGGCCGCCTTCACCTCGACGACGCTCGTGA